One window from the genome of Bradyrhizobium xenonodulans encodes:
- the murC gene encoding UDP-N-acetylmuramate--L-alanine ligase has product MRLPREIGPIHFVGIGGIGMSGIAEVLVNLGYAVQGSDASDNYNLDRLRKKGAKVSVGHKAENVDGAEVVVVSTAIKRDNPELMAARERRIPVVRRAEMLAELMRLKSCIAIAGTHGKTTTTTMVATLLDAGGLDPTVINGGIINAYGSNARLGAGDWMVVEADESDGTFLKLPTDVAIVTNVDPEHLDHFKTFEAVQDAFRNFVENLPFYGFAVMCIDHPVVQSLVGKIEDRRIITYGENPQADVRFVDLTPMGGGSKFKVAFRDRKTGAVHEIADLMLPMPGRHNASNATAAIAVARELGVSDDAIRKAIAGFGGVKRRFTKTGEWNGVTVIDDYGHHPVEIAAVLKAARESTNGKIVAVVQPHRYTRLQSLFEEFCTCFNDADAVVVADVYAAGEAPIDGIDRDHFVAGLRAHGHREVVPLPGASELAGIVKGVAKSGDLVVCLGAGNITQWAYTLPDQLKALG; this is encoded by the coding sequence ATGAGACTGCCGCGCGAGATCGGACCCATCCACTTCGTCGGGATCGGCGGGATCGGCATGAGCGGCATCGCCGAGGTGCTGGTCAATCTCGGCTATGCCGTGCAGGGCTCGGACGCCTCCGACAACTACAATCTCGACCGCTTGCGCAAGAAGGGCGCGAAGGTCTCCGTCGGCCACAAGGCCGAGAACGTCGATGGCGCCGAGGTCGTGGTCGTGTCCACCGCGATCAAGCGCGACAATCCGGAACTGATGGCGGCGCGCGAGCGGCGCATTCCCGTGGTGCGGCGCGCCGAGATGCTGGCCGAGCTGATGCGGCTCAAGAGTTGCATCGCCATCGCCGGCACGCACGGCAAGACCACCACGACCACGATGGTCGCGACTCTGCTCGACGCCGGCGGGCTCGATCCCACCGTGATCAACGGCGGCATCATCAATGCCTATGGCTCCAACGCGCGGCTCGGGGCCGGCGACTGGATGGTGGTTGAAGCCGACGAGAGCGACGGCACGTTCCTGAAGCTGCCGACCGATGTCGCGATCGTCACCAATGTCGACCCCGAGCATCTCGACCACTTCAAGACCTTCGAGGCCGTGCAGGACGCGTTCCGAAACTTCGTCGAGAACCTGCCGTTCTACGGCTTCGCCGTGATGTGCATCGATCATCCCGTGGTGCAGAGCCTCGTTGGCAAGATCGAGGATCGCCGCATCATCACCTACGGCGAAAACCCGCAGGCCGACGTGCGGTTCGTCGATCTGACCCCGATGGGCGGTGGCTCCAAGTTCAAGGTTGCGTTCCGCGATCGCAAGACCGGCGCCGTGCACGAGATCGCTGATCTGATGCTGCCGATGCCGGGGCGCCACAATGCCTCCAACGCGACGGCCGCGATTGCGGTCGCGCGCGAGCTCGGCGTGTCCGACGATGCGATCCGCAAGGCCATCGCCGGCTTCGGCGGCGTCAAGCGCCGCTTCACCAAGACGGGTGAATGGAACGGCGTCACCGTGATCGACGATTACGGCCATCATCCCGTCGAGATCGCCGCGGTGCTGAAGGCGGCGCGGGAATCCACCAACGGCAAGATCGTCGCCGTGGTGCAGCCGCATCGCTACACCCGCCTGCAATCGCTGTTCGAGGAGTTCTGCACCTGCTTCAACGACGCCGATGCGGTTGTTGTCGCCGACGTCTATGCCGCCGGCGAAGCGCCGATCGACGGCATCGACCGCGACCATTTCGTTGCCGGCCTGCGCGCGCACGGTCACCGCGAGGTGGTGCCGTTGCCGGGGGCATCGGAGCTTGCGGGCATCGTCAAGGGCGTGGCGAAGTCGGGTGATCTCGTCGTGTGCTTAGGGGCCGGCAACATCACGCAATGGGCGTATACACTGCCGGACCAGTTGAAGGCGCTGGGGTAG
- the murG gene encoding undecaprenyldiphospho-muramoylpentapeptide beta-N-acetylglucosaminyltransferase, whose translation MTTSPLILLAAGGTGGHLFPAEALGVELIRRGFRVRLVTDERALRYSGLFSKDMIDVVSSETARGRNPLQLAYAGLTLAAGTLSAYRLIKRLTPVAVVGFGGYPTLPPLVAAKFAGVPGIIHDANAVLGRANRFLSGRVRAIATSLPGVLDRDPALSGKTTTVGTPMRPAVLAAAAVPYAAPEANGPLRLLVVGGSQGARIMADIVPGAIERLEPALWSRLILTQQVRDEDMSRVRAVYDKLKVNAELAPFFKDLPARLASNHLVVSRSGAGTVAELAAIGRPSILVPLPGSIDQDQFANAGVLSKVDGAIRIPQTEFTSDRLASEISAFAAEPARLAAMATAARGAGRLDAAERLADLVVKVAGI comes from the coding sequence ATGACCACGTCCCCCCTGATTCTTCTCGCCGCGGGCGGCACCGGCGGCCATTTGTTTCCGGCCGAGGCACTCGGCGTCGAGCTGATCCGGCGCGGCTTTCGTGTCCGCCTCGTCACCGACGAACGCGCGCTGCGCTATAGCGGGCTGTTCAGCAAGGACATGATCGACGTCGTCTCGAGCGAGACCGCGCGCGGCCGCAATCCGTTGCAGCTCGCTTATGCCGGCCTCACGCTGGCTGCCGGCACGCTCTCTGCGTATCGCCTGATCAAGCGGCTGACGCCCGTCGCCGTCGTCGGCTTCGGCGGCTATCCGACGTTGCCGCCGCTGGTCGCGGCAAAATTCGCCGGCGTGCCCGGCATCATCCACGATGCCAATGCCGTGCTCGGCCGCGCCAACCGGTTCCTGTCGGGCCGCGTCCGCGCCATCGCAACGTCCTTGCCCGGCGTGCTCGACCGCGATCCCGCACTATCGGGCAAGACCACGACCGTCGGTACGCCAATGCGGCCGGCGGTTCTCGCGGCAGCCGCCGTGCCATATGCCGCGCCCGAGGCGAACGGCCCGCTGCGCCTGCTCGTCGTCGGCGGCAGCCAGGGCGCACGCATCATGGCCGACATCGTGCCCGGCGCGATCGAGCGGCTCGAGCCTGCGCTGTGGAGCCGGCTGATCCTGACCCAGCAAGTCCGCGACGAGGACATGAGCCGCGTCCGCGCGGTCTACGACAAGCTCAAGGTCAATGCCGAGCTGGCGCCGTTCTTCAAGGATTTGCCCGCGCGGCTTGCCTCCAACCATCTCGTGGTGTCGCGGTCCGGCGCCGGCACCGTGGCCGAGCTCGCCGCAATCGGACGGCCCTCGATTTTGGTGCCGCTGCCCGGTTCGATTGACCAGGACCAGTTCGCCAATGCTGGCGTGCTGTCCAAGGTCGACGGTGCCATCCGCATCCCGCAGACCGAGTTCACGTCCGACCGGTTGGCGTCAGAGATCTCCGCCTTCGCCGCCGAGCCCGCGCGCCTCGCGGCCATGGCCACCGCTGCCCGCGGTGCCGGCCGGCTCGATGCCGCCGAGCGGCTCGCCGATCTCGTGGTCAAAGTCGCTGGAATCTGA
- the ftsW gene encoding putative lipid II flippase FtsW, whose protein sequence is MLSREERTPFSEWWWTVDKPLMGAILALMLTGVILSLAASPPVATRIGLDPFHFFSRHVLFLLPSCLVLLGVSFLSPRAIRRSALIIFAASIILIVLTLAIGPEVKGSRRWITLIGVNIQASEVAKPSFVVIAAWLFAESTKRPEMPATSMALVLLLMLVSLLVMEPDFGQTMLILMVWGSLFFIAGMRMIWVFGLAGLGAAGLFSAYLFVPHVAGRIKRFMNPASGDTFQVDTAMEAFYNGGWFGLGPGEGIAKRSLPDSHTDFVFAVAAEEFGIILCLAMLTLFAFVVIRTLSRAYANEDMFSRFAASGLAILFGVQAAINMSVNLQLIPAKGMTLPFISYGGSSIVSLAYGVGMMLALTRLRPRTEVEASGHAEAMRSYA, encoded by the coding sequence ATGCTCTCCCGTGAAGAACGCACCCCCTTTTCCGAGTGGTGGTGGACCGTCGACAAGCCGCTGATGGGCGCGATCCTGGCGCTGATGCTGACCGGCGTGATCCTGTCGCTGGCGGCGAGCCCGCCGGTCGCGACCCGGATCGGGCTCGATCCCTTCCATTTCTTCAGCCGCCACGTGCTGTTCCTCCTCCCGTCCTGCCTGGTGCTGCTCGGGGTCTCCTTCCTGTCGCCGCGCGCGATCCGCCGTAGTGCGCTGATCATCTTCGCAGCCAGCATCATCCTGATCGTGCTGACGCTCGCGATCGGCCCGGAGGTGAAGGGCTCGCGGCGCTGGATCACGCTGATCGGCGTCAACATCCAGGCCTCCGAAGTCGCCAAGCCTTCCTTCGTCGTCATCGCGGCCTGGCTGTTCGCGGAATCGACCAAGCGGCCCGAGATGCCCGCGACCTCGATGGCGCTGGTGCTGCTCTTGATGCTGGTCTCGCTGCTGGTGATGGAGCCGGATTTCGGTCAGACCATGCTGATCCTGATGGTGTGGGGCTCGCTGTTCTTCATTGCGGGCATGCGCATGATCTGGGTGTTCGGTCTGGCAGGTCTCGGCGCCGCCGGCCTGTTCAGCGCCTATCTGTTCGTCCCGCATGTCGCGGGCCGCATCAAGCGCTTCATGAATCCGGCCTCCGGCGACACCTTCCAGGTCGATACCGCCATGGAGGCCTTCTACAACGGGGGATGGTTCGGCCTCGGGCCGGGCGAGGGCATCGCCAAGCGCAGCCTGCCGGACAGCCACACCGACTTCGTGTTCGCGGTTGCCGCCGAAGAGTTCGGCATCATCCTGTGCCTTGCCATGCTGACGCTGTTCGCCTTCGTCGTCATCCGCACGCTGTCGCGCGCTTATGCCAATGAGGACATGTTCTCGCGCTTCGCCGCGTCGGGTCTCGCCATCCTGTTCGGCGTGCAGGCGGCGATCAACATGTCGGTCAACCTCCAGCTCATCCCTGCCAAGGGCATGACGCTGCCGTTCATCTCCTATGGCGGCTCCTCGATCGTGTCGCTCGCCTATGGCGTCGGCATGATGCTGGCCCTGACGCGCCTGCGCCCGCGCACCGAGGTCGAGGCCAGCGGCCATGCCGAGGCGATGCGGAGTTACGCTTAA